In a genomic window of Methylovirgula sp. 4M-Z18:
- a CDS encoding Lrp/AsnC family transcriptional regulator produces the protein MRDDEGATKLDQIDMRIIDRLQSDGRMTNQELADAVGLSASPCLQRVKRLEKTGIISSYHAYIDLGKVCRHVDVIAAVTLNNHGLEDFETFEKMVLAMRYVVECTKVSGPIDYLVRFVCPDISSYQMLSDELLRLGPKIGNLSSYIVLKTTKRYTNVSLDDLVAPPQRPPTGR, from the coding sequence ATGAGGGACGACGAAGGGGCGACGAAACTCGATCAGATCGATATGCGGATTATCGACCGCCTGCAGAGCGACGGCCGCATGACCAACCAGGAACTGGCCGATGCGGTGGGCCTTTCGGCGAGCCCGTGCCTGCAGCGGGTCAAGCGGCTGGAGAAGACGGGGATCATCTCAAGCTACCACGCCTATATCGACCTTGGCAAAGTGTGCCGGCACGTGGATGTGATTGCCGCTGTTACTCTGAACAACCATGGTCTCGAGGATTTCGAGACCTTCGAGAAAATGGTCCTAGCCATGCGCTACGTCGTGGAGTGCACCAAGGTGAGCGGGCCGATCGACTATCTTGTGCGATTCGTGTGCCCCGACATCAGCTCCTATCAGATGCTGTCCGACGAATTGCTGCGTCTCGGGCCCAAGATCGGAAACCTCTCGAGCTACATCGTGCTGAAGACCACGAAGCGCTACACGAACGTTTCTCTCGACGACCTGGTGGCCCCGCCGCAACGGCCGCCGACGGGGCGGTAG